From the genome of Mustela lutreola isolate mMusLut2 chromosome 16, mMusLut2.pri, whole genome shotgun sequence, one region includes:
- the LOC131818555 gene encoding metallothionein-1, which yields MDPNCSCSSGGSCTCAGSCKCKECKCTSCKKSCCSCCPVGCAKCAQGCVCKGASDKCSCCA from the exons ATGGATCCCAACTGTTCCTGCTCTAGCG GTGGCTCCTGCACGTGCGCTGGCTCCTGCAAATGCAAGGAGTGCAAATGTACTTCCTGCAAGAAGA gctgctgttcctgctgccCAGTGGGCTGTGCCAAGTGTGCCCAGGGCTGCGTATGCAAAGGGGCGTCGGACAAGTGCAGCTGCTGTGCCTGA
- the LOC131818505 gene encoding metallothionein-1E-like: MDPNCSCGTGGSCTCAGSCKCKECKCSSCKKSCCSCCPVGCAKCAQGCICKGASDKCSCCA, from the exons ATGGATCCCAACTGCTCCTGCGGTACAG gtggttCCTGCACGTGCGCTGGCTCCTGCAAATGCAAAGAATGCAAATGCAGTTCCTGCAAAAAGA GCTGTTGCTCCTGTTGCCCGGTGGGCTGTGCCAAGTGCGCCCAGGGCTGCATTTGCAAAGGGGCGTCGGACAAGTGCAGTTGCTGTGCCTGA
- the LOC131817622 gene encoding uncharacterized protein LOC131817622, whose translation MRLSEPGGARFLPRTAAAADASPSVLTATRARTSGECRPCARSGKWPPERSWGARARTLQCARQQGGSCTCDEGSCKCEGCKCTSCKKKCEKCAKDCVCKGGEGTEAEAEKCSCCQ comes from the exons ATGCGGCTTTCTGAGCCAGGAGGTGCGCGCTTTCTGCCGCGGACGGCTGCCGCGGCGGACGCGTCCCCATCGGTGCTCACAGCCACGCGCGCACGGACGAGCGGGGAGTGTCGCCCCTGTGCACGCAGTGGGAAGTGGCCCCCGGAGAGGAGTTGGGGAGCACGCGCGCGCACCCTGCAGTGCGCACGGCAGCagg GCGGTTCCTGCACCTGCGACGAAGGCTCCTGCAAGTGCGAGGGATGCAAATGCACCTCCTGCAAGAAGA AATGTGAGAAATGCGCCAAGGATTGCGTGTGCAAAGGTGGAGAGGGCACGGAGGCCGAGGCTGAGAAGTGCAGCTGCTGCCAGTGA